The Faecalibacter sp. LW9 genome has a segment encoding these proteins:
- a CDS encoding MATE family efflux transporter, which produces MKDEGIINQSNYLCEINQFNVTLKEHLRRNITLALPVMITQAGQISVNIIDTIMVGGLGGKFDVIKDDNLSKMALAATSLGNSIFFAFLVFAFGFSFALSPLVAAEDSKNNKQNVADYFTHSLILNVTLAVLLCLLLLFARPVLYYLKQPADVIDLCIPYLTIMTFSMVPLMIFQSFRQFSEGLSLTIPVTIATIIGNVVNVALNYGWIYGNWGFPRLEVAGAAWGTFSSRVVMMIFLIIVLYNFQKTKSILQLVDFKKIKMEYFKKISNIGIPTALTSFFEMTAFSTAAFICGYTFSDSLMDQELAKVNLAAHQIAINLASTTFMMCTGLGVAATVRIGNQLGLKDYKTLRDAGWSCIIMVILFMFICGVSFILLRYQLPTFYSEESAVIALAAKLLIVASLFQLSDGVQLVVLGALRGMTDVRVPSILTFIAYWVIAIPIGLLLAVYFEMRAFGMWIGLGVGLTLSAVMLIIRYHQQTKKLIIENSNI; this is translated from the coding sequence ATGAAAGATGAAGGCATAATCAATCAATCAAATTATCTTTGTGAAATAAATCAATTTAACGTGACTTTAAAAGAACATTTAAGACGAAATATAACGCTTGCATTACCGGTTATGATTACTCAAGCAGGTCAAATTTCTGTGAACATCATCGATACCATTATGGTTGGAGGACTTGGAGGAAAATTTGATGTCATCAAAGATGATAATTTGAGTAAAATGGCCTTAGCAGCGACATCATTGGGAAATTCCATTTTTTTTGCATTTTTGGTGTTTGCTTTTGGATTTAGTTTTGCTTTGTCACCTTTAGTTGCAGCAGAAGATTCCAAAAACAATAAGCAAAATGTAGCGGATTATTTTACACACAGTTTAATCTTGAATGTGACATTGGCAGTTTTATTGTGTTTACTGTTATTGTTTGCTCGTCCAGTTTTATATTATCTTAAGCAACCAGCAGATGTAATTGATTTATGTATACCCTATTTAACGATTATGACTTTCTCTATGGTACCTTTGATGATTTTCCAATCGTTTCGCCAATTTTCAGAAGGTTTATCCCTTACCATTCCTGTAACCATAGCCACGATTATAGGAAATGTGGTGAATGTAGCCTTAAATTATGGTTGGATTTATGGGAATTGGGGATTTCCACGATTAGAAGTAGCAGGAGCTGCTTGGGGTACATTTAGTTCTCGTGTGGTTATGATGATTTTCTTGATAATTGTTTTATATAATTTTCAAAAAACAAAAAGCATTTTACAGTTGGTGGATTTCAAGAAAATAAAAATGGAATACTTTAAGAAAATTTCCAATATAGGAATTCCTACAGCTTTGACATCTTTCTTTGAAATGACAGCTTTTTCTACGGCAGCTTTTATCTGTGGATACACATTTTCAGACAGTTTAATGGATCAGGAATTAGCTAAAGTCAATTTAGCGGCTCATCAAATTGCGATAAATTTAGCTTCTACAACCTTTATGATGTGTACGGGTCTTGGAGTTGCCGCAACAGTTCGAATAGGGAATCAGTTAGGTTTAAAAGATTATAAAACATTACGTGATGCAGGGTGGTCGTGTATCATCATGGTTATTCTCTTTATGTTTATTTGTGGTGTGAGTTTTATTTTATTGCGTTACCAACTACCAACATTTTATTCAGAAGAATCTGCAGTAATTGCATTGGCAGCTAAATTACTTATTGTAGCCTCTTTATTTCAATTATCAGATGGTGTGCAATTGGTAGTCTTAGGTGCTCTTCGTGGTATGACTGATGTACGTGTGCCATCGATCTTAACGTTTATCGCTTACTGGGTTATCGCAATTCCTATAGGGTTATTATTAGCTGTTTATTTCGAAATGCGTGCTTTCGGAATGTGGATTGGTTTAGGGGTCGGATTAACACTGAGTGCAGTGATGTTAATTATTCGTTATCATCAACAAACTAAAAAATTAATTATTGAAAATTCAAATATTTAA